One window from the genome of Palaemon carinicauda isolate YSFRI2023 chromosome 24, ASM3689809v2, whole genome shotgun sequence encodes:
- the LOC137617938 gene encoding uncharacterized protein, which produces METWNCLRFRKLSGIANLWMLHLATLTFICCPITISSDDLYDPDSYIHVYNTTSCLNGFPSELSSCTCMPCWEGHYCQMYRDHYPPRFLLHKATIVVPENITGPVYRSWATDGDLGLTCPLSPGEAERCPCADVMYQLFAAPGDHNFWLNQSTGVLARNNSGPALVPGHTHTYKIMVQSLPKRERVEDLQYDILDLKVYISPDFVTIIPPT; this is translated from the exons ATGGAGACTTGGAATTGTCTACGATTCAGGAAATTGTCTGGCATCGCCAATTTGTGGATGctgcatctggcaacactgaccttCATTTGCTGTCCTATTACCATATCGTCAG ATGATCTATATGACCCTGATTCGTACATCCACGTCTACAACACTACAAG TTGCCTAAATGGGTTTCCCAGCGAACTGTCATCGTGCACTTGCATGCCATGCTGGGAAGGGCACTACTGCCAGATGTACA gGGATCATTACCCACCCAGGTTCCTTCTCCACAAAGCTACAATTGTTGTCCCTGAGAACATCACGG GACCAGTTTATCGATCATGGGCTACTGACGGAGACCTTGGCCTGACATGCCCTTTGAGCCCAGGCGAAGCGGAGCGATGCCCCTGCGCAGACGTCATGTACCAGCTCTTCGCTGCCCCAGGGGACCACAACTTCTGGCTCAACCAGTCCACGGGGGTCTTAGCAAGGAATAACAGCGGGCCAGCTCTAGTCCCTGGACATACGCACACTTATAAGATAATGGTACAGA GTCTTCCCAAGAGAGAACGCGTCGAGGATCTCCAATACGACATCCTGGACCTCAAAGTTTACATCAGCCCCGATTTCGTCACCATCATTCCTCCCACCTGA